From a single Sinorhizobium sp. RAC02 genomic region:
- a CDS encoding orotate phosphoribosyltransferase encodes MFSNSFPDRDVMAELMARMLWEIKAVHFRPEEPYKLASGMASPVYMDCRKLLSYPRIRSAIMDFAAATLTREAGFERFDVIAGGETAGIPFAALLADRLGLPMIYVRKKPKGHGRNSQIEGVMQEGARVLVIEDLVTVGGSMFTFIDAIRAAGGVVDHGMSLFYYGIFKEAEARYANGGVKLHHIATWRNVLAVAKAEKLFDDATLASVESFFDAPLVWSAAHGGVAELPTS; translated from the coding sequence ATGTTTTCCAATTCCTTTCCGGACCGAGACGTGATGGCGGAGCTGATGGCCCGCATGCTGTGGGAGATCAAGGCGGTGCATTTCCGCCCGGAAGAACCCTACAAGCTCGCGTCGGGCATGGCCTCTCCGGTCTATATGGATTGCCGCAAGCTGCTCTCCTATCCGCGCATCCGCTCGGCGATCATGGATTTCGCCGCCGCGACCCTCACCCGTGAGGCCGGCTTCGAGCGCTTCGACGTGATTGCCGGCGGCGAGACGGCCGGCATTCCCTTCGCCGCCCTGCTGGCTGATCGTCTTGGCCTGCCGATGATCTACGTGCGCAAGAAGCCGAAGGGCCATGGCCGCAATTCGCAGATCGAAGGCGTGATGCAGGAAGGCGCCCGGGTGCTCGTCATCGAGGACCTCGTGACGGTCGGCGGTTCCATGTTCACCTTCATCGATGCGATCCGCGCGGCCGGCGGCGTGGTCGATCACGGCATGTCGCTGTTCTACTACGGCATCTTCAAGGAAGCCGAGGCGCGCTATGCCAACGGCGGCGTGAAGCTGCACCACATCGCCACCTGGCGGAATGTTCTGGCAGTTGCGAAGGCAGAAAAACTCTTCGATGATGCGACACTCGCCTCGGTCGAATCCTTCTTCGACGCACCCCTCGTCTGGTCGGCTGCCCATGGCGGCGTTGCGGAGCTGCCGACGTCGTAA
- a CDS encoding DUF4189 domain-containing protein, producing the protein MTTTMRTGLAALVLATAFTASTTSALAWGCIAVSEEGSYGYSYSYDDEGDAREKALTECANRTTEESVCEITECDEND; encoded by the coding sequence ATGACGACGACTATGCGGACGGGGCTTGCTGCCCTCGTTCTTGCCACCGCTTTCACCGCATCCACCACTTCGGCGCTGGCCTGGGGCTGCATCGCAGTCTCCGAGGAGGGCAGCTACGGCTACAGCTACAGCTATGACGACGAGGGCGATGCACGCGAAAAGGCGCTGACCGAATGCGCAAACCGCACCACGGAAGAATCCGTGTGCGAGATCACCGAGTGCGACGAAAACGACTAA
- a CDS encoding carbohydrate kinase encodes MILCCGEALIDMLPRTSTLGEDAYAPYAGGAIFNTAIALGRLGVPTGFFTGLSDDMMGDILRKTLGESGVDYSYCATLSRPTTVAFVKLVHGHATYAFYDEGTAGRMITEAELPALGDDCEALHFGAISLIPEPCGSTYEALLKREHEKRVISLDPNIRPGFIKDKDAHMGRIRRMAAMADIVKFSDEDLAWFGLEGDEDALARHWLHHGAKLVVVTRGAEGAVGYTADHKVVVPSERVTVVDTVGAGDTFDAGVLASLKMQNLLTKQQVAKLDEDQIAKVLALGAKAAAVTVSRAGANPPWAKEIGLA; translated from the coding sequence ATGATCCTGTGTTGTGGTGAAGCCCTGATCGACATGCTGCCGCGCACGTCGACGCTTGGCGAGGATGCCTACGCCCCCTATGCCGGCGGAGCGATCTTCAACACGGCGATCGCACTCGGCCGTCTCGGCGTGCCGACCGGCTTCTTCACCGGCCTTTCCGACGATATGATGGGCGACATCCTGCGCAAGACGCTCGGCGAAAGCGGCGTTGATTACAGCTACTGCGCAACCCTCTCGCGCCCGACCACCGTTGCCTTCGTCAAGCTCGTGCACGGCCATGCGACCTATGCCTTCTATGACGAGGGCACCGCCGGTCGCATGATCACAGAAGCAGAGCTTCCGGCTTTGGGCGATGATTGCGAGGCACTGCATTTCGGCGCGATCAGCCTCATCCCCGAACCTTGCGGCTCGACCTACGAGGCGCTGCTGAAGCGCGAGCACGAAAAACGCGTCATCTCGCTCGACCCGAACATCCGCCCCGGCTTCATCAAGGACAAGGACGCCCATATGGGCCGCATCCGCCGCATGGCGGCGATGGCGGATATCGTGAAGTTCTCCGATGAGGACCTCGCCTGGTTCGGCCTTGAAGGCGACGAGGACGCGCTTGCCCGCCACTGGCTGCACCACGGCGCAAAACTTGTCGTCGTGACGCGCGGCGCGGAAGGTGCCGTCGGCTACACCGCTGACCACAAGGTCGTGGTGCCGAGCGAGCGCGTGACCGTGGTCGATACGGTCGGCGCCGGCGATACGTTCGATGCCGGCGTTCTCGCCTCGCTGAAGATGCAGAACCTGCTGACGAAGCAGCAGGTGGCGAAGCTCGACGAGGACCAGATCGCCAAGGTACTGGCACTCGGCGCCAAGGCCGCCGCCGTCACCGTCTCGCGCGCCGGCGCGAACCCACCCTGGGCGAAGGAAATCGGGCTCGCCTGA
- the pgi gene encoding glucose-6-phosphate isomerase, producing MNALVEKLKSIARDTNATDIRAAFAADPKRFSRYNAKLDDFLFDYSKCAVNDTVLEGLEALAKDAGVETKRDAMFAGAIINITEERAVLHTALRNRANTPVLVDGKDVMPDVNGVLDAMGVFADGIRSGTLKGATGKKITDVVNIGIGGSDLGPVMATLALAPFHDGPRLHFVSNIDGAHIADTLKLLDAETTLFIVASKTFTTIETMTNAATARKFIADALGDAAVGSHFCAVSTALDKVSAFGIGADRVFGFWDWVGGRYSIWSAIGLPLMIAIGKENFAEFLAGGHAIDNHFRKAPVRENIPVLLGLIGYYHRNVLGYPSRAILPYDQRLSRFPAYLQQLDMESNGKSVTMDSTPVEGQTGPVVWGEPGTNGQHAFYQLIHQGTTIIPAEFMIAANGHEKELRHQHQLLIANCLAQSEALMKGRTLAEAKAQLTAKGMDEAKADKIAPHRVFSGNRPSITMVYDSLTPFSFGRLVALYEHRVFVEGVLFNINSFDQWGVELGKELATGLLPVVEGKESADGHDSSTAGLVAALLKAAE from the coding sequence ATGAACGCGCTTGTCGAAAAGCTGAAATCCATCGCCCGCGATACCAACGCCACAGACATCAGAGCCGCCTTCGCGGCCGACCCCAAGCGGTTTTCCCGCTACAACGCCAAACTCGACGATTTCCTGTTCGACTATTCGAAATGTGCGGTGAACGACACCGTGCTCGAGGGGCTGGAAGCACTCGCAAAGGACGCCGGCGTCGAGACGAAACGCGATGCGATGTTCGCAGGCGCGATCATCAACATTACCGAAGAGCGCGCCGTGCTGCACACGGCACTGCGCAACCGCGCCAACACGCCCGTGCTGGTCGACGGCAAGGATGTCATGCCTGATGTCAACGGCGTGCTCGACGCCATGGGCGTGTTTGCCGACGGTATCCGTTCCGGCACCTTGAAGGGCGCGACCGGGAAGAAAATCACCGACGTCGTCAATATCGGCATCGGCGGTTCGGATCTCGGCCCGGTCATGGCAACGCTGGCGCTCGCACCGTTCCATGACGGCCCGCGGCTGCATTTCGTCTCCAACATCGACGGCGCGCACATTGCCGACACACTGAAACTGCTCGACGCCGAAACCACGCTGTTCATCGTCGCCTCGAAGACTTTTACGACGATCGAGACGATGACGAACGCCGCGACAGCGCGCAAATTCATCGCCGACGCGCTGGGCGATGCGGCGGTCGGCAGCCATTTCTGCGCGGTCTCCACAGCGCTCGACAAGGTCTCGGCCTTCGGCATTGGGGCTGATCGCGTCTTCGGGTTCTGGGATTGGGTCGGCGGGCGCTATTCGATCTGGTCGGCCATCGGCCTGCCGCTGATGATCGCCATCGGCAAGGAGAATTTTGCCGAATTCCTGGCCGGTGGCCACGCCATCGACAACCACTTCCGCAAGGCGCCGGTCCGCGAGAACATCCCGGTGCTGCTCGGGCTCATCGGCTATTATCACCGCAACGTGCTCGGCTACCCGTCGCGCGCCATCCTGCCCTATGACCAGCGCCTGTCGCGTTTCCCGGCCTATCTCCAGCAGCTCGACATGGAATCGAACGGCAAGTCCGTCACCATGGATTCGACGCCGGTCGAAGGCCAGACCGGCCCCGTCGTCTGGGGCGAGCCGGGCACCAACGGCCAGCACGCCTTCTACCAGCTCATCCACCAGGGCACGACGATCATCCCAGCCGAGTTCATGATCGCGGCGAACGGCCACGAGAAAGAGCTGCGCCACCAGCATCAGCTGCTGATCGCCAATTGCCTAGCGCAGTCGGAAGCCTTGATGAAGGGCCGCACGCTGGCGGAAGCCAAGGCGCAGCTGACGGCGAAGGGCATGGACGAGGCAAAGGCCGACAAGATCGCGCCGCACCGCGTATTCTCAGGCAATCGTCCGTCGATCACCATGGTCTATGACAGCCTGACGCCGTTTTCGTTTGGCCGGCTGGTTGCGCTCTACGAGCATCGCGTCTTCGTCGAAGGCGTGCTCTTCAACATCAACTCGTTCGACCAGTGGGGCGTGGAGCTCGGCAAGGAGCTGGCGACGGGCCTGCTGCCGGTCGTCGAAGGCAAGGAAAGTGCCGACGGCCACGATTCATCGACCGCCGGTCTCGTTGCCGCCCTGCTGAAGGCTGCCGAATAG
- the ppk2 gene encoding polyphosphate kinase 2, translating to MAEKVESRAVELDIDGKKRVFDIDDPKLPDWIDKKAYQSDDYPYDKKLDEDEYEETLERLQVELVKVQFWQQKTGKRIMAIFEGRDAAGKGGAIHATMSNMNPRSARIVALTKPTETERGQWYFQRYVATFPTSGEFVLFDRSWYNRAGVEPVMGFCTPEEHEKFLKETPRIEKMIASEGIHFFKFWLNIGREMQLKRFHDRRHDPLKVWKLSSMDIAALDKWDDYTEKRDRMLKATHTDRAPWTVIRANDKRRARINLIRHILTTLDYEGKDEKAIGEIDNKIVGSGPGFVK from the coding sequence ATGGCGGAAAAGGTCGAAAGCCGGGCTGTGGAGCTGGATATCGACGGCAAGAAACGGGTGTTCGATATCGACGATCCAAAACTTCCCGACTGGATCGACAAGAAGGCGTACCAATCGGACGACTACCCCTATGACAAGAAGCTCGATGAAGACGAGTATGAAGAGACGCTCGAACGTCTGCAGGTCGAGCTGGTCAAGGTGCAGTTCTGGCAGCAGAAGACCGGCAAGCGCATCATGGCGATCTTCGAGGGGCGCGACGCCGCCGGCAAGGGCGGCGCCATCCATGCCACCATGTCCAACATGAACCCGCGCTCCGCCCGCATCGTCGCGTTGACCAAGCCGACCGAGACGGAACGCGGCCAATGGTATTTCCAGCGCTATGTCGCGACCTTCCCGACATCAGGCGAATTCGTGCTGTTCGACCGCTCGTGGTACAACCGCGCCGGCGTCGAGCCGGTCATGGGCTTCTGCACGCCGGAGGAGCACGAGAAATTCCTGAAGGAGACGCCGCGCATCGAGAAGATGATCGCCTCCGAAGGTATCCATTTCTTCAAGTTCTGGCTGAATATCGGCCGCGAGATGCAGCTCAAGCGCTTCCACGATCGCCGGCACGATCCCCTGAAGGTCTGGAAGCTCTCATCGATGGACATCGCCGCACTCGACAAGTGGGACGACTACACGGAAAAGCGCGATCGCATGCTGAAGGCGACCCATACGGACCGGGCGCCGTGGACGGTGATCCGCGCCAACGACAAGCGCCGCGCGCGCATCAACCTGATCCGCCACATCCTGACGACGCTCGACTACGAGGGCAAGGACGAAAAGGCTATCGGCGAGATCGACAACAAGATCGTCGGCTCCGGCCCGGGCTTCGTCAAATAG
- a CDS encoding glycosyltransferase family 1 protein → MLDHTAPDSLPAARSDGRAPTILVVTDAWRPQLNGVVHTLEELARSMAEEGVDVVFLTPQEFTTVPLPSYPEIRLAITSKRRVLAEIEKIAPDYIHIATEGPLGMAARSACLERRLPFTTAYHTRFPEFISARLPIPESVSYWWLRRFHNSGNGMMVATKSLGAEMAARGFVRIKRWSRGVDTKLFDPAKRRDLGLPRPIFLNVGRVAVEKNLPAFLGLDLPGSKVVVGDGPDLAMLRQRYPDVHFLGRKLGEELAAVYASADVFVFPSRTDTFGNVMLEALASGVPVAAFPVTAPRDVLGDAGALSENLRDAALAALDIPKDVARERAMTYSWRACAREFLGNLTRVPRDAFAARRLSLR, encoded by the coding sequence ATGCTCGACCACACCGCCCCAGATTCGCTCCCCGCCGCCCGTTCCGATGGACGGGCTCCCACCATTCTTGTCGTCACGGATGCCTGGCGCCCGCAGTTGAACGGCGTCGTGCATACGCTCGAAGAGCTGGCCCGCTCGATGGCGGAGGAGGGCGTCGACGTCGTCTTCCTGACGCCGCAAGAATTTACGACGGTGCCGCTGCCGTCCTACCCGGAAATCCGTCTCGCCATCACCTCGAAGCGCCGTGTGCTGGCCGAAATCGAGAAGATCGCCCCGGATTACATCCACATCGCTACCGAGGGCCCGCTCGGCATGGCCGCACGCAGCGCCTGCCTGGAGCGCCGGTTGCCCTTTACCACGGCCTATCACACACGTTTTCCCGAATTCATCAGCGCCCGCCTGCCCATTCCGGAAAGTGTCAGCTACTGGTGGCTGCGCCGCTTCCACAATTCCGGCAACGGCATGATGGTGGCGACCAAGTCGCTTGGCGCGGAAATGGCGGCACGCGGTTTCGTTCGCATCAAGCGCTGGTCGCGCGGTGTCGATACGAAGCTGTTCGATCCGGCCAAGCGCCGCGATCTCGGCCTGCCGCGCCCGATTTTCCTGAATGTCGGCCGCGTTGCGGTGGAGAAGAACCTGCCCGCCTTCCTCGGCCTTGACCTACCGGGCAGCAAGGTCGTCGTCGGCGACGGGCCGGACCTCGCTATGCTGCGCCAACGCTACCCGGATGTGCATTTCCTGGGTCGCAAGCTCGGCGAGGAACTCGCTGCCGTCTACGCCTCGGCGGACGTCTTCGTCTTCCCGAGCCGCACGGATACGTTTGGCAATGTCATGCTGGAGGCGCTCGCCAGCGGCGTTCCGGTTGCCGCCTTTCCGGTGACTGCACCGCGGGACGTGCTCGGCGATGCCGGTGCGCTATCGGAAAACCTGCGGGACGCGGCGCTCGCCGCGCTTGATATCCCGAAGGACGTCGCGCGCGAGCGTGCCATGACCTATAGCTGGCGCGCCTGCGCGCGCGAATTCCTCGGAAACCTCACCCGCGTGCCGCGTGATGCATTCGCGGCACGTCGTCTCAGCCTGCGCTGA
- a CDS encoding omptin family outer membrane protease: protein MLRSALAALALGTPMAHAGDMTARSADGSLWLSGGVGLMNIEAHEYVYLGNDKASQLDWDTDGVTLYTVAAGADLGSDWHVKGKFDFGFGGDGHMVDYDWVPGFAIDQSMDGWSDRSIHPDTRLDYYFSSTFEIGKNVFADERSTVSVGGGVKYTQVRWDAFGGSYIYSEGGIRNDIGEIPDGLRGITYQQNIPTLFVGFDGSTSFDRLTLSGGVKGGMTVGIDDTDDHWLTATRSFGDMNAAPVLMLNAAVDYQLTETASIYLAGNFENVFHRKGDLNSTDTSTGAATLYRNAAGASFKTMSLQFGVRGRF, encoded by the coding sequence ATGCTTCGATCTGCACTGGCGGCATTGGCGCTTGGTACGCCCATGGCGCATGCAGGCGATATGACTGCGCGATCTGCTGACGGCAGTTTATGGTTGTCCGGCGGCGTCGGCCTCATGAACATCGAAGCCCACGAATATGTCTATCTGGGCAACGACAAAGCGAGCCAGCTCGACTGGGACACCGACGGGGTCACCCTCTACACAGTAGCGGCAGGCGCTGACCTCGGCAGCGACTGGCACGTCAAAGGCAAGTTCGACTTCGGCTTTGGCGGCGATGGCCACATGGTCGATTATGACTGGGTGCCGGGTTTTGCCATCGACCAGAGCATGGACGGCTGGAGCGATCGCTCCATCCATCCCGATACGCGCCTCGACTACTATTTCAGCAGCACGTTTGAGATCGGCAAAAACGTCTTCGCTGACGAACGCAGCACTGTCAGCGTTGGCGGCGGGGTGAAATATACCCAGGTGCGCTGGGACGCCTTCGGCGGTTCGTACATCTACAGCGAGGGGGGCATCCGCAACGACATTGGCGAGATCCCGGATGGTCTGCGCGGCATCACCTACCAGCAGAACATACCCACGCTCTTCGTCGGCTTCGATGGGTCGACCAGCTTCGACCGCCTGACCCTGTCCGGCGGCGTCAAGGGCGGCATGACTGTCGGAATCGATGATACCGACGACCACTGGCTCACCGCCACCCGGTCTTTCGGTGACATGAACGCGGCCCCTGTCCTTATGCTCAATGCAGCCGTCGACTATCAACTGACAGAGACGGCATCGATCTATCTCGCCGGCAACTTCGAGAATGTCTTCCACAGAAAGGGCGACCTGAACTCGACGGACACATCGACCGGCGCCGCGACGCTCTACAGGAATGCTGCCGGCGCATCCTTCAAGACGATGTCCTTGCAGTTTGGTGTTCGGGGTCGGTTCTAA
- a CDS encoding DoxX family protein — MQQNAVVLLGRILLALMFITAGYPKLIDPSGTAGMIAGAGLPAATALAYLAGLFEVVAGLFILVGFQTKIAAYLLAAFSVFTALVFHSGAINVPDFPEGANGLLTLFNGLMMWKNITIAGGFLVLAAFGPGAYSLDARSAAGKAVAA, encoded by the coding sequence ATGCAACAGAACGCCGTCGTCCTTCTCGGACGCATCCTTCTCGCCCTCATGTTCATCACTGCCGGTTACCCGAAGCTCATCGATCCGTCGGGCACGGCCGGCATGATCGCCGGTGCCGGCCTTCCGGCCGCGACCGCGCTTGCCTATCTTGCCGGTCTCTTCGAAGTCGTTGCCGGCCTCTTCATCCTCGTCGGCTTCCAGACGAAGATCGCTGCCTACCTTCTCGCTGCCTTCAGCGTCTTTACCGCTCTTGTTTTCCATAGCGGCGCGATCAACGTTCCGGACTTTCCGGAAGGCGCAAACGGCCTGCTGACTCTCTTCAACGGCCTGATGATGTGGAAGAACATCACGATTGCTGGTGGCTTCCTCGTGCTCGCCGCCTTCGGCCCGGGCGCCTACTCGCTCGATGCCCGCTCCGCTGCCGGCAAGGCCGTCGCCGCCTAA
- a CDS encoding long-chain-fatty-acid--CoA ligase, with protein MSATVQDPSTQPSGRFWLASYPEGMAGDIAPLGYPSIGALVESCCAQFADRPAFTSMGKTLTFRDFEAASRSIAAWLQARGLEKGDRVAVMMPNILQNPVIIFGILRAGLVVVNVNPLYTPRELEHQLKDAGAKALFVLENFASTVAQVVSRTAVKHVVVTTMGDMLGLKGLIVNLVVRKVKKLVPAWSLPGHIPFKQVMAEGAHGTLKPVSIAPDDTAFLQYTGGTTGVSKGATLTHANLLSNMEQIKLWIEPIFHLKKRPDQLVFICALPLYHIFALTVNGLMGIALGGHNVLIANPRDIPAFVKELGKYRVHIFPGLNTLFNALMNNPDFAKLDLSDLLLTLGGGMAVQRPVAERWQKMTGCAVIEGYGLSETSPVATANRFDRAEFTGTIGLPLPSTDIEIRDDDGRTLGLGEVGEICIRGPQVMAGYWQRPDETAKVMTPDGFFRSGDIGFMSSEGFTKIVDRKKDMILVSGFNVFPNEIEEVAMSHPGILECAAIGVPDEHSGEAVKLFVVKKDPALTEADVKAHCAANLTNYKRPKFIEFRTELPKSNVGKILRKDLRG; from the coding sequence ATGTCGGCCACAGTTCAGGACCCTTCCACGCAGCCGTCCGGCCGCTTCTGGCTTGCCTCGTATCCCGAGGGCATGGCCGGTGATATCGCGCCGCTCGGTTATCCGTCCATCGGCGCGCTGGTTGAAAGCTGCTGCGCCCAGTTTGCCGATCGCCCCGCCTTCACCAGCATGGGCAAGACGCTGACCTTCCGGGACTTCGAGGCCGCATCGCGCAGCATCGCCGCCTGGCTCCAGGCGCGCGGCCTTGAAAAGGGCGACCGCGTCGCGGTGATGATGCCGAACATTTTGCAGAACCCGGTGATCATCTTCGGCATCCTGCGTGCCGGTCTCGTCGTGGTGAACGTCAACCCGCTCTATACGCCGCGCGAACTCGAACACCAGTTGAAGGATGCCGGCGCCAAGGCGCTGTTCGTTCTGGAGAATTTTGCCAGCACCGTCGCGCAGGTCGTCTCGCGCACGGCCGTCAAGCATGTGGTCGTCACCACGATGGGCGACATGCTCGGCCTCAAGGGCCTGATCGTCAATCTCGTCGTACGCAAGGTGAAGAAGCTGGTGCCCGCCTGGTCGCTGCCGGGCCATATTCCCTTCAAGCAGGTGATGGCGGAAGGCGCGCACGGCACGTTGAAGCCCGTCAGCATTGCGCCGGATGATACCGCCTTCCTGCAATATACCGGCGGCACGACGGGCGTCTCGAAGGGCGCGACGCTGACCCATGCCAACCTGCTCTCCAACATGGAGCAGATCAAGCTGTGGATCGAGCCGATCTTCCATCTGAAGAAGCGGCCGGACCAACTCGTCTTCATTTGCGCGCTGCCGCTCTATCACATCTTCGCCCTGACCGTGAATGGACTGATGGGCATCGCGCTCGGCGGCCACAATGTGCTGATCGCCAATCCGCGCGATATCCCCGCCTTCGTCAAGGAACTCGGGAAGTACCGCGTCCACATCTTCCCGGGCCTCAACACGCTGTTCAACGCGCTGATGAACAATCCGGACTTTGCCAAGCTCGACCTGTCCGACCTGCTGCTGACGCTTGGCGGCGGTATGGCGGTGCAGCGGCCGGTCGCCGAACGCTGGCAGAAGATGACCGGTTGCGCCGTCATTGAGGGCTATGGCCTGTCGGAAACCTCGCCGGTCGCGACCGCCAACCGTTTCGACCGTGCGGAATTCACCGGCACGATCGGCTTGCCCTTGCCCTCGACGGACATCGAAATCCGCGACGACGACGGCAGGACGCTGGGGCTCGGCGAAGTAGGCGAGATCTGCATCCGCGGCCCGCAGGTCATGGCCGGCTACTGGCAGCGGCCGGACGAGACCGCCAAGGTAATGACCCCCGACGGCTTCTTCCGCTCCGGCGATATCGGCTTCATGTCGTCGGAAGGCTTTACCAAGATCGTCGACCGCAAGAAGGACATGATCCTCGTCTCCGGCTTCAACGTCTTCCCCAACGAGATCGAGGAAGTGGCGATGTCGCATCCCGGCATTCTCGAATGCGCGGCAATCGGCGTGCCGGACGAACATTCCGGCGAGGCGGTAAAACTGTTCGTGGTGAAGAAGGATCCGGCGCTCACCGAAGCGGATGTGAAGGCGCATTGCGCGGCGAACCTCACCAACTACAAGCGGCCGAAATTCATCGAATTCCGCACCGAACTGCCGAAATCGAATGTCGGCAAGATTCTCCGAAAGGACCTTCGGGGCTGA
- a CDS encoding AI-2E family transporter translates to MLHSEHRRNEPRFLGAARPSSVALISPISAARWLLVLVAFAGIYFFHGFVVPVLAALVIAFASWPLYARLLAQVNGNRTLAASIAILLILAFIIGPIMIASTYAFHEIREWIGWAVETNRTGAVTPDWIRALPIIGGWLDMQWTRFIDHPGAIGELTQIVSGANIGNIYRVALAAGGKAFGLLLAMLFMLIALFFIYRDGQSFAGQVDRLGERILPMRWERISRIVPATISSTVTGMTLIAIGEGIVLGVAYWVAGVPSAVTLGVLTGIMALFPGGAPLSFSLVSIYLVSSGSPVAGLALFIWGSVELFIVDKTLRPRLVGGPIKLPFLPTFFGLIGGVKTMGFLGLFIGPVLMALLVAIWREWIREVDTAESPSPVILDPHSAPPSQADQERNVG, encoded by the coding sequence TTGCTGCATTCGGAACATCGCAGAAATGAGCCCCGGTTTCTCGGCGCTGCCCGCCCGAGCAGCGTCGCGCTCATATCGCCCATCTCGGCGGCGCGCTGGCTCCTTGTCCTTGTCGCCTTCGCCGGCATCTATTTCTTCCATGGCTTCGTCGTGCCGGTGCTTGCGGCCCTCGTCATCGCATTTGCCAGTTGGCCGCTCTATGCGCGCCTGCTGGCGCAGGTGAACGGCAACCGCACACTCGCGGCCTCCATCGCCATTCTCCTCATCCTGGCCTTCATCATCGGCCCGATCATGATTGCCTCGACCTATGCCTTTCACGAAATCCGTGAGTGGATCGGTTGGGCGGTGGAGACCAATCGCACCGGGGCCGTGACGCCGGACTGGATTCGTGCGCTGCCGATCATCGGCGGTTGGCTCGACATGCAGTGGACACGCTTCATCGATCATCCGGGCGCCATCGGCGAACTGACGCAGATCGTCAGCGGCGCCAATATCGGCAATATCTATCGTGTCGCACTCGCAGCCGGCGGCAAGGCCTTCGGCCTGCTGCTCGCTATGCTCTTCATGCTGATCGCGCTGTTCTTCATCTACCGCGACGGTCAGTCCTTCGCCGGCCAGGTCGATCGCCTCGGCGAACGCATCCTGCCGATGCGTTGGGAGCGCATTTCCCGCATCGTGCCGGCAACGATCAGTTCCACCGTCACGGGCATGACGCTGATCGCCATCGGCGAAGGCATCGTGCTCGGCGTTGCCTACTGGGTTGCCGGCGTGCCGTCTGCCGTCACGCTCGGCGTGCTGACCGGCATCATGGCGCTCTTCCCCGGCGGCGCGCCGCTGTCCTTCTCGCTCGTCTCGATCTATCTCGTTTCCAGCGGCTCGCCGGTCGCCGGCCTCGCGCTCTTCATCTGGGGCTCGGTCGAACTCTTCATCGTCGACAAGACGCTGCGCCCGCGCCTCGTCGGCGGCCCGATCAAGCTGCCGTTCCTGCCCACCTTCTTCGGCCTCATCGGCGGCGTGAAGACCATGGGTTTCCTCGGTCTCTTCATCGGCCCTGTGCTGATGGCGCTCCTCGTTGCCATCTGGCGTGAATGGATCCGCGAAGTCGACACGGCGGAATCGCCCTCGCCGGTCATTCTCGATCCCCATTCGGCACCGCCAAGCCAGGCCGACCAGGAGCGCAACGTCGGCTGA
- a CDS encoding nitronate monooxygenase family protein — MALPAILKDKLRLPVVGAPLFIVSHPALTLAQCKAGVIGAFPALNARPESQLDEWLAEITEGLAAHDAQNPDRPSAPFAVNQIVHRSNKRLEHDLMRCVKYKVPVVISSLGAVPEVNAAIHSYGGIVLHDVINNRHANSAIRKGADGLIAVAAGAGGHAGPLSPFALIQEIREWFDGPLLLSGAIATGGAILAAQAMGADMAYIGSPFIATTEARASDAYKQMIVDSAAADIVYSNYFTGIHGNYLKPSIAAAGIDPDHLPEADPTKMDFEAATTGAKAWKDIWGCGQGIGAIKEIAPVENLVARLEREYIAAKHRICAA; from the coding sequence ATGGCCCTGCCCGCGATCCTCAAGGACAAGCTGCGCCTGCCCGTCGTTGGCGCGCCGCTCTTTATCGTCTCGCATCCCGCATTGACCCTCGCACAGTGCAAGGCCGGCGTCATCGGCGCCTTCCCGGCACTGAATGCGCGCCCGGAATCGCAACTCGACGAGTGGCTGGCGGAAATCACCGAAGGCCTTGCCGCGCACGACGCGCAAAATCCCGACCGCCCCTCTGCCCCCTTCGCCGTCAACCAGATCGTCCACCGCTCCAACAAGCGGCTGGAGCACGATCTGATGAGGTGCGTGAAATACAAGGTGCCCGTGGTGATCTCGTCGCTCGGCGCCGTGCCGGAGGTGAATGCCGCGATCCACTCCTATGGCGGCATCGTGCTGCACGACGTGATCAACAACCGACATGCCAATTCGGCGATCCGCAAGGGCGCGGACGGCTTGATCGCCGTTGCGGCCGGCGCCGGCGGCCATGCCGGCCCGCTCTCGCCCTTCGCGCTGATCCAGGAGATCCGCGAATGGTTCGACGGCCCCCTCCTCCTCTCCGGCGCGATCGCGACGGGCGGCGCAATCCTCGCCGCCCAGGCGATGGGTGCCGACATGGCCTATATCGGCTCGCCCTTCATCGCCACGACGGAGGCGCGCGCAAGCGACGCCTACAAGCAGATGATCGTCGATAGCGCCGCCGCAGACATCGTCTACTCCAACTACTTCACGGGCATCCACGGCAACTACCTGAAACCCTCAATCGCTGCCGCTGGCATTGATCCGGACCATCTGCCGGAAGCCGACCCGACGAAGATGGACTTCGAAGCGGCAACGACCGGCGCCAAAGCCTGGAAAGACATCTGGGGCTGCGGCCAGGGCATCGGCGCCATCAAGGAAATCGCCCCCGTCGAAAATCTCGTCGCCCGGCTGGAGCGCGAATACATCGCCGCAAAGCACCGCATTTGCGCCGCCTGA